ggtggggtaggtTCAAAGATCGGTACAACAttctggaccaaagggcctgcgctgtgttgtactgttctatgttcaatgttataCCCCTAACTAAACTGTTCCCTTCTGTCTACACTATGTCCAATTCCCTCTCACGTGCCTCTTCAATGCCTCGATTGTATCTGTGTCCACCATCACCCACCTCTCCCCATGTCAAAAACATTGCCCGGTAcacctcaagttcaagtttattgtagaATCCATGTTTGTCCGGACCACGGTGTGCCCACAAAACATGTCTCACACATAGCACACAAACCAaagtattaccacaaataagttaaaacATAATTCACAATGTTTGCAGCACAGGTAACAGTAAGCAGCTTGCTGTCCCAGtgacgagaccttggtggtggcagggtatttattagtctccgagcctgagggaagaagctattccccagtctggcagtcctagtcctgatgctcctgtacccccttccagagggtagtgggtcagagagattgtgggatgggtggtagggaccctcaacaatgctttgggccctttatctgcaACACTCCcgttaaatgtcacaaatggggggtgggggggggcaggaccTCCATGATCTTCTTAGTGACTTTTGCTGTCCTCTGTgggtcttgtggtctgatgccttgcaacttccataccacacaatgatgcagacagacaggacactctcgagGGAACTCCTGTAGAAACTTGTTGGAATGGGGGCAGGGAGCCTTCCACGGCTCACTCTCCCCGTAAACTGtgggcactgctgtgccttcttgactagggAGGAGATGTGGGTTCAAGTTAGATCACCCATCCTATGtgcaccaaggaactttgtgctcttcgcTCTCTTCATGGCAGAGCCATtaatgtgtaatggagagtgctCAATCTGTGACTTCCAGGAGTCCACACTCATCTCTTCTGTCTTGTGCACGTTGAGATTcgtgttgttctcacaccatttgacaagtctacctcctccctgttgctggttcatcattgttgctgatgatgcCACTGCTGTATCACCGGTGAACCTGATGATggggtttgagctggatctggtgTTGCAGCCGTGAGTCAGGAGCATGAACAGCAGTGGCCTGAGCCACTGAGATGTTGCAGCCAacttgaactgactggggtccttCCATTAAGAAGTCCAAGACCCTGTTACAGAGAGAGATGTTGAGACCTTCACAAGGACAGctcacccaccagcctctgagagaTGAtcatgttaaacgctgagctgaagtcgatgaacaacatcctggcgtGCGAGGTATCATTTTCTAGGTGGGATAGGatggtgtgtgggggggaggggtgaggctaTAGTATCATCAGTGGACCAATTTGAGTATTAGGTGAActagaaagggtccaatgtagctagAAGATGGAATTTTATATGATTATTACCAGTTGctgaaagcacttcatgattggtGAAGTCAGTGCCCAGTGCCACTGGGTGGTAATCGTTTCGGCCAGTTACCATTGCTCTCCTTTGAATTTTTCTCCTCACATCTCAGATGCACACCCTCTGGTATCAGACTCTGGGATAAAGACTCCGGATATCtgctctgtctctgcctctcattCCGTCAGGTCTTCGATGCTCCAGAGGAACGTCCCAACATTGTCCAGCCTTACaggctcataccctctaatccaggcagcagcctggtgcaccccttctgcagcctctccaaagcctctgcatccttcctgtaatggggcaaccagaactgagtgaATAACATTTTGCACAGCCCTTTTCTTCATAGTCTGtacaatttatattctgtgtgtggcCTGTCTCTAAGTGACACTGCTGCATGCAAGTTTTTCATCACCCCCGTACCTCACTGTagttgtgcaaatgacaataaacttgaatggcTTGATTCTTTGCACCAGTTCAGTGAGGTAGACATCAAGCAGTACAGAGTGGGTACAGGTCCTTCCGCCCATCCAATCCACACCAACCACAGTGCTCACCAAGCTAGCCCCAATTTCcgatgtttggcccatatccttctaagccCTGCCCCTCCTTGTGTCATCTAAATGTCGTCAAtgtacctgccccaaccacttcctctggcagcttgttccatagacTGTCCATTCTCAGCATGAAATAGTTGCCCCtcatttacttacttactgccattATGCTGCTGGTATGTAGGGCaggaatgaaggtcctccatctctggcggtgttcagggcttccttcgtcatgccagtagcttcctctcaattTCCACTACTCTCAGCCACACAAGTCCCGGTCacgactcaggaataccgtcacgctcagatgtagaaggattcttcattgctgtttccataacagttttgtttgaccagtcggggttgttggccctgagctgaacccctgaaaccggaggactggtggaccactcttagcctggcctctaccctttgacctgtttagcatgggtgactctaccaagaatTAAaccataaagtcctgactccagccagcacagctctctgggtcattgaggcacacaagcctccaaaccctacaacccGTCTTGGAGGGGTTCCCCTCAGGTTTCTTTTCACCCTAAACCTCTGCACCCCACCTTTTATTTCAGACTCCActaccctgaggaaaagactgttaccatccccCTCACCATGCCTCTCATCCTTTAATGGGCAACACAGTAGtgaagtggttagcataacacaatAACAGCACCAGAGACTTGAGTTCAGTTCTGCAACTCTTTGTAAGGAATTACTACGTTCTCTCcccccagatgctctggttttctcccatattccaaagacaaacaggttagtagcttaattggtcacctgggtgtaattgggcaggaaGTTCTTGTTGGGTGACGGGCCTGTTACTACACTGTATCTATAAATTCTTATTCTCCAATGTCCCAACAAATAAAAacttggccaacctctccctataaatcAGTCCCTTTAGTCCTGGCAACTTTTCagtttaatggcatctttcctatagcaggtgaccaaagctgcacacaatactccaaatgcagcctcaccaacatcttatacaactgtaacatcccaactcctacactcagtgccctgactgacgtTGGCTAGAGAGCCAAACACCTTCTtctccaccctgtctacctgtgagcgTACTCTCAGGAAACCGTGTGCCTGTATCCCTGGTCCTTCTGTTttacaacactccccagagcTCTGCTGGTCAAAGTGAAAGTCCTGCCAGCATCTGagttcccaaaatgcaacacctcacactgatctgaattaaactgcACTTGCCGTACCTCAGCCCACTTACCCAGCTGATCTAGGTCCCTCTGTAACTCCTGATGACCATCTCCTCTGTCCACAACAACACCGGttatagtgtcatctgcaaactcgctAACCACACCTTGTACATTCTCATCTGAATTGTACATATAGTAACATTTGTGAATAGTGATGTCTCCTGAATTCTGAAAATAGAAGACATCTCCtcctcaaagtcaaagtcgagtttattgtcgtCCGCACAAGACTGTGTGTGCACAGGTTCAGTGAAAAACTCACAGCAGCACCACAGCCACAGAGCAAAAACTTAAAGCAACATCACATCaggtacacaacattcacaaggaaaacataaattaaacatgatTCTTACAAGAAAGAGAATAATTATAACATGAAGAACACATTGTAGtacaaagtggtcacagtgttgctgtactgaggtggtgattggggttgtgccggttggttcaagaactgaatggttgaagggaagtcgctgttcctgaacctggtggtgtgggacttcaggcttctgtacctcctgcccgatgggagctgtgagaagatggatggtggggatcttcaaTGATGAACGTTGTCTTCATGAGGCAGCGTCTCCTGTAGATATGACCAATGGTGGGtagggatgtgtctgtgatgcattGGACTGAGTCCACCTACTCTCCGCAACATGCCTGTGCGACTAAGTTGCCATAGCAGACCGCGATACAACCACTCATGattctttcaacagtacatctgtagaaatttgtaacagAGTTCAGTGACAAGCTGAACTTCCTAAGAAAGTCAACTTTGACTCTCAACTTAAGTTCAAggattcaaagtatgtttattactgcgggaccggacggcatcccagggcgggagCTCAGAGTGTgtgcggcacaactggcaggtgtgtttacagacatttttaatctctccctctcccagtgtagagtgccctcctgcttcaaaacatccactatGTTCCAGTACATAAAATGACCAAGGTAACACATCTGAAcaactggcatcctgtcacacaataataagcaaatgctttgagaggttggtcaagaactacatctgcaacatgctaccacccacacctacaattcacctaccgacacaaccaatcaacCGCTCTATGCACCAtctttacacacctggagaagaaggatgcttatgtgagaatgctgttcttggactgcagttcagcattcaacaccataattccctccaggctcgacaagaagctcagagaccttggccttcaccctgccttgcgcagctggatcctggacttcctgtcagatcacaggcaggtggtaagagtgggctccctcacctctgccttctgaccctcaacacaggagcccctcaggactgtgtcctaagccccctcctttactctccgtatacccatgactgtgtcaccacccacagctccaatctgctgattaaatttgccgatggcactacattgattggccaatctcaaataataatgaggtggcctacagggaagaagtcatctctctgacagtggtgtcaagggaataacctctccctcaatctcacaaaaacaaaggagctggttgtggattacaggaggaatggagacaggctaacccctatagacatcaatggacctggggttgagagggtgaacagctttaagttcctttgcATTCACTTCACCGAGGACcttacgtggtctgtacacaccacctgtgtaactggctgcatcactgcctggaacgggagctgtacctcccttaatcacaggactctgcagagagtggtgcagacagcccagcgcatctgtagatgtgaacttcccaccattcaggacatttacaaagacaggtttgcaaaaaagggcccgaaggatcagtggatatctgagtcaccccaaccacaaactgttccagctgctaccatccgggaaatggtaccgcagcataaaagccaggaccaacaggctccgggacagcttcttccaccaggccatcagactgattaattcatgctgatttgagtgtattttgtcatagtcatggtcatactttattgatcccaagggaaattggttttcattacagttgcaccaaccaagaatagagtataaatatagcgatataaaaccataaataattaaatagtaatatgtaaattatgccaggaaataagtccaggaccagcctattggctcagggtgtctgaccctccaagggaggagttctaTGTTACATTTactgttccatttattataaattactatgattgaacatttcacatttagacaaagacataaagatttttactcctcatgtgtatgaagggtgtaagaaataaagtcaattcaatttcaattattatcgaagtacgtatacagaatacaactctgatattaaTCCTCCctcaggcagccatgaaacagagAGAAACCCCATGGAAACccttcaagaaaacatcaaacagacaatgtggaaaaaaaagaacagattgtgcaaatggcaaaaagccaGCAAACAGCTCATAGACAATCAACCATCACACCAGAAGTCCAGTAGTAtttaatttagttcagttcaacaCCACACCACTAGCCCACTGCAGGCCTGCGCCCCTGTCCGTATCGATCGCCCCGATCAAACCGCTCAAAAGCAGCAAAATAAGTAAGCCAAGTCTAgcaacacatgcaacatgaaccttAAAGCCCACAAAACAAGTCCACAGCCTTGCCAATCAATCCTGGCGACGTGGACCTCaggactccagcagtttcctgcGACCAGTCAGGTGCAGACAGACAGCACTCTCATCCTTGCCAACTTCAACCTTGTTCGATGCCTCAACCAGACAGaagcaatggagtcaatcatggctTCCCGTCCCACCTCCAGGCTTCCTGGTGTCCAGGCCACACGCTCCAAAACTGACCAAACTCCCTGGGGGACATGTCGTGATGTAACCGGCAAgggagaaattggtttattattgttatatgtaCCGAGGTTCCATTATTTAGCATGTCATCCCTACAGATAATTTCATCCCgttggtgcattgaggtagagcaaAGGCAAACGACAGCAGattgcagaatagagtgttactcTGCGGAGAGAGTGCAgctcaggtagacaataaggcgcGAGGGCCACAACAAGGTAGACtctgaggttaagagtccatcttaccatACGAGGGAGCCGTTCGACAGTCTTTCAACAGCAGGATAGGTGGTGTTTTTGATCACTTCACTGAGACAacaagaggcacagacagagaggAGAAGAGGCTGGTTTCTGCCATGTGCGGAGCCCCATGCACAACCCCCCGAAGTTTCTTGCAGTCAGGGGCAAAGCAGTTGCCTTACCAAgccatgcaagaaaatgaatcttggagttgtatacggtgacattttaataataaattcactttgagctttgaactttgaatatatcTGGATAGGATGGTCtctgtggtgcatctgtaaaaagtGGTGAGGGTCCAAGGGGATATGCTGAATttgtttagcctcctgaggaagtagagattcTGGTGCATTTTCTTGGccgtggttggaccaggatgggccACTGGTGGTTATACTGATGTCCTCTCCTCTTGTGCTCACTCGCAGGGCGTCATGGAGTCGTTCAGCTCGAAGGATCTGGCCCTCCGCACACAGAAAAAGGTGCTGAGCCGGATGGCATCCAAGACTCTGGCCCAGCTCTTCATCGATGACACGAGCAGCGAGATCCTGGACGAGCTGTACCGGGTGTCCAAGGAGTTCACGGGCAACAAGGCAGAATCGCAGAAGGTGCTGAAGAACCTGGTGAAGATCGCGGTGAAGATCGCCGTCCTCTACCGGCACCAGCAGTTCTCCACCGAGGAGCTGGGCATGGCGGAGGACTTCAAGAAGAAACTGCGTCAGGGAGCCATGACGGTGGTCAGCTTTTATGAGGTGGCCTTTACGTTCGAGCAGAGCGTGATGGCGAGCATCCTGGGAGACAGCCGGGACCTCCTGCTCAAGCTGGTCTCTAGCCACCTCACGCCCAAGTCCCACGGCCGCATCAAGCACGTCTTCAACCACTTTGCCAACCCCGATCTGCTGACCAAGCTCTACGGTCCTGATGAGCCATACAGGTCCCACCTCAAGAAGATCTGCACGGGCCTAAACAAGTTGCTAGAGGAGGGCACGCTATAGGGGGTGGTGTGGTCTCTAGGCCCACCCTAACCCTCCCCCCTTCCATTCCTGGCGAtgccctctcttcccctcccctccccgcacaCCTCAGGATGTCATCCCTCTTGCAAACACATGGGACCTCTTCACTCGCACCCATCATTGGGAGTTTCTTCACCTCCATCACAATCCAAAAGTTATGGGAGCAGGGATGACAGCCACTCAAACCCTCTTACCCTGTctttccccttcaccatcccatAAGGTAAAATTTTCCCCCCTCTAACACCTCTCCCCGCCCCcgcccactgattctcacactcAGGATGCCACATCTCAAGAGGACGTGGTACCTTTCCAAACAACACCACCCCACTCAACCATCCTCAGGAAGTCCTTCTCCATCCACCacaaactgaaatcttggaatgGGGATGATGGCCACTTGGCCCCTCTTATGCCAAGTCTATCTCCCTTTCACCGTCCCGCAAGGTCAATCTTTCTTTCGATGCTCCCCCACTCTCCCAGAGGTTAAGACTCTCCAAGGACTCCCAGAACTTTGGAAAGAGATTCACCCACCCCACTCTCTTCTATCCTAAACGGGTCTTCCCTACACCTTCACCGGTTAATTGGTGTACCAAGATTCAGTGAATTGAGTCTGCCTTTGCACCATCCCaatagatcattccatacattaGTACACtgagaacagaatgcagaatagagtgctacagttacagagaaagtgcagtgcaggcagacaagtaCAAGGGCCACAATGACGTAGATAGGgcgatcaagagttcatctttcagAGTGTGAGAGGTCCGTTCAACAGTCtggtaacagtggggtagaagctgtccttgagccttggTGGTTCATTCTTTatggtttttgtatcttctgcctgatgggaggagggagagcagAAACTGTCCGGGGTGGGTATGCTCTTTGAttgatgctggctgctttcctgaggctgagagaggtgtagacagagtctacAGAGTGGAGGATGGTTTCTCTGAGGTgccgagctgtgtccacaactctctgcagtttcctgcggTCAGGGGCAGAGCAGTTGACGTACCAAACCGTGATGCATCCAGGAAAAATGTTTTCTGTGGCGCATCTGTAAGAATTGGTGAGGGTTAATAGGGACATCCCAACTTTCTTTAGCATCCTGTGAGGTATTGGTGAGCCTTCTTAGCCATAGtgtctatgtggttggaccagggcaaGTTGCTGGAGATGCTCACACCCAGAATCTCAATTATCACCATTAATACAAACAGGGAgcaccccaccctcccacacacacacacaaattcgtCTTGTGCAAACTGGCCTGTGGGGTAgttctcctcccttctctttccCATGAAACAGAACAGTTACTTTATCCTACAGATTGTCCCCTTGTCACTTTGTAGAGTTGGACCTggacaaagagagagagggagatacagagagatagatagatggagAAATGAGACCGTGTTAGCACAGGACAAGAAGGCAGGATGGCTAAAAAGCCTACTCGACAGCTTGCTAGGGATGGGATGCCTGCCCCCTGCCTCCCAACCAAAGTCTGAAGTCAGCAAGATGAAGCACGGTTAATATCGAGAGTTTACAAATGGAATCCACACAACAGGCCAGGAAGGAATTAATGGGACAGAAGAACTAGactgactgaatggcctactcggCTGCTCACTGAAGTCGGCAAGACTAAGAACGTTTAATACTGAGCGCTTACAAATGCAACCCACGTGGCAGGTCTGGTAGGGGCTCACCAGCCAGAGCTATCTCCTGTCTTGGGTCTAGACAGATCATTCCGTGCATGAGTGAAAGGGGAGCAGCAtagagtgtcacagctgcagaaaaaggGCAGTGCAGGCAGATGAACAACGTGCAAGCTGGACTGGGAGATCAGGAGTTCATTTTTAGTGTATGAGAGGGGTTCAAGGGTCTGCTAGCAGTGgggtaaaagctgtccttgagtctggtggctggtgttctttcaggcttttccagactggggggtggtggggtgtggaagagattGATTGACCGGGgatgagggggaagagagagacattAACTGGGGTGGGAAGGGAAAGATTGACTGGGCTAAGAGGGGTGCTTGATTAACGTTGGCTGCTTTCCTAAGGCAGCAAGAAGAGTAGATGGAGTCACTAGAGGGGAGACTGGCTTGAGTGGTGTGGCGGAGGGTCGTGAAAACCACAGTCTCTGGAAATTCACAGACCTTGAGACGAAGTGCACGACACTATCGCAGCTCGGGccgtctggagttcaattccggcaccatctgtagggagtctgtacatcctccccgtggaatgcttaggcttcctcccagagtccaaagacgtaccggctgcgttaattggtcattgcaaattgtcctgtgattaggttcagGTTAATCGGGGGTTCTGGGGCAGCCTGACTCGAAGGGCAGGAAGGCCTGCTCGGCACGATATTGCTAAATAAATGGAACTCTGCTGAGATACGAGCAGATAACATTCTCACACAGGCATGGGACTCTAGCCCACCTCAGGAATAGGGAGTATTTTCACAAGACTGAGCTTCACCTGGCCACACAAAGATGTCAAGGGGAGAGACCCTGTCCAACTGGATGTAACTTTCCCCAGGGGACTCAGAGTGCTGATAGTCATGGTGGGGTAGATGTAGTTCACTTAGACTTCAGGAAGGACCAATAAGGTTATATCTCATTGTGGATCCATGGATCAAGACAAGTTGGAAAAATGGATCTGAATTCTGTAACGGGACTGGCAGTCTTCTGCAAGGATGAATACTAGGACCCTTAATTATAACATTATCAAACTGGTtgtgaatgtacagtataaaagaGAGGGGACTTGCAGATCCTATCCCGGTTTTAAACATCCCCTTTCTTTTCAGGGGCAACTAGAGATCATGTTTCAATGCACAAATTAACTCCCTCCTACCCATCGAGATTTCAATGCCTTTTATATCTTCAATGAACCTCAGTGACAGCCCCAGCGCCTGACCTGGGAACaagttcactcctctctctccccccactgtgCTCCTACCACAATCTAACCGGGGTACCCCCACTTGGGGGTCTGTGACAGAGCAGCAGACAGGGAGCTTTGCTACGTCAACTCTTTCTTAAAattaaaatatactttattcattaAAATATGTATATATGCAAATGTTTAAGTAAACATTTTCCTAACAAATAATGTTATTCCATTGCTTAACCATGTGCACATCACCAcaaccccaggagtgtgtgatgggactgtgtagagggagcttcactctgtgtctgaccccgggagtgtgtgatgggacagtgtagagggagtttcactctgtgtctgaccccgggagtgtgtgatgggacagtgtagagggagtttcactctgtgtctgaccctgggagtgtgtgatgggacagtgtagagggagcttcactctgtgtctgaccccgggagtgtgtgatgggacagtgtagagggagtttcactctgtgtctgaccccgggagggtgtgatgggacggtgtggagggagtttcactctgtgcctgaccccgggagtgtgtgatgggacggtgtagagggagcttcactctgcatctgaccccgggagtgtgtgatgggacgatgtggagggagtttcactctgtgtctgaccccaggaggatgtgatgggacagtgtggagggagtttcactctgtgtctgaccccgggagtgtgtgatgggacggtgtagagggagtttcactctgtgtctgaccccgggagtgtgtgatgggacggtgtggagtctCACACCGTGACTGATTGTTTTATTTTACCGTAACAAGTTTATTATAAATACTGCAACACTACATTACGTCTCTACAAGCTACAACAAAAACGAAACTTCAGCTGAACAGAACTATTCACACTCTGATCCTAGGTACTATTTTTTTCTTGCGGTGCCGAAGGTTCCAGAAACAGATTCCGCATGTACTCGTTCCTGTTATAGCTGGGCAGTGCCCTCGGCTACCTGCCTCCGTGATCCAAACGTAGCTAGTTTGGCCAGCCCCAGGACCAGGGTGAGCAAGACCCCATCCTCTCCGCACAGGGACACCAAATGTTCAGAGGCTAGGGGTAAATGCCACCAAAGGTGAGGAGCAGCCACTTCAGGTAGGTTAGAATGTGCTGTGTCCGGATATCCTCCAGGCATGTTATAATACACCAGCAGAcaagaatcagctttatcatcaccgACATactgtgtgtcatgaaatttaatgttttgtggcaggggtacagtgcaagacattaaaaaaaaaactatcagTTACAAGAAAAGCTAGtgcaaaagtgaggtagtgttcctggaccATTCAAATGGCGGAGGCAAAGCAACTGTGAACACGACATCGTCCCGTCACACAGGATTctgtagctgctggaaatccagagtctcacacacacacacacacacacacacacacacacacacacacacacacacacacacacacacacacacacacacacacacacacacacacacacgaggcactcaggtcaggcagggccataaacagtcgatgttttgggccgagacccttcatcaggatcgatTCCTCTCCGTAGCTGCTTCCTgaccccgctgagttcctccagcattttgtgcggccaagaagctgttcctgaatcgtcgcGTGGGGGTCTCCAGCTCGTGTACCGCCTCCTCGATGGCGGTCATGAGAAAAGGTTCACTGTACACCGGTAGAAATGTGATAGACTCAATCTTCTCATGAAGTACAGCCACtgacgtgccttctttgtgaccgTATCTTTGCACTGGGCACACGATAGATCTTCTgcaatgctgacacccaggaacttgaagcgaCTGGGAAAACCACGTCGCCTTATAAACTC
The sequence above is drawn from the Mobula hypostoma chromosome 2, sMobHyp1.1, whole genome shotgun sequence genome and encodes:
- the tnfaip8l2b gene encoding tumor necrosis factor, alpha-induced protein 8-like protein 2 B; the encoded protein is MESFSSKDLALRTQKKVLSRMASKTLAQLFIDDTSSEILDELYRVSKEFTGNKAESQKVLKNLVKIAVKIAVLYRHQQFSTEELGMAEDFKKKLRQGAMTVVSFYEVAFTFEQSVMASILGDSRDLLLKLVSSHLTPKSHGRIKHVFNHFANPDLLTKLYGPDEPYRSHLKKICTGLNKLLEEGTL